From a single Miltoncostaea oceani genomic region:
- a CDS encoding AAA family ATPase has translation MEPGPSASPPEDDMFAHLDPVSPGPAVEAEPVETPVPAIEPEPPVHSAPQAAVEPDLAPAVAAPIPAPVAPATPPAPVAEVSPADVAALLARMEQSIATFVNTMDARVGALEQKPAHAPAQESEMVALPPASTPVAPEAPAPVVEESPVAEVAPAPAAELTQEPADAEFFSPEPEPASAAPVAEPVAAPVAEPEVAPEPDPELMARLEAARAVAAERRAAVAKRELLDKALAKFERGADLTPIERALLESEGVDLTPPAPEPIAAPEPVIAPGPTHAPEPVDLAPAEAEPPYEPEPLVYEPATAQGAWEPEGPGAEAWDEAPAPDPQWAAPEVLPAPQGEEWADDFSHIAPASHAAHDDGRTAPPDRAPVDPLWAIGTRDSEEEETIRTTQTSERLREDSRESNRRAKKGGSKVKLPRLPFSTLVKGEPLIIAVFSPKGGAGKSTTSVNLAALMAASGTASAGKDAEPPRILVLDGDIANGNLAIRVAGRLEPNLLELIDYLDKSGAPLTDFESTDSHRASMRDFVLWHEDLPNLNVLAAPDNPEAFDDFEVGDYERVLAMLGRFYDVIIIDCGTEVVMRSNQTWLRAAHQVFLLTLPERAALHSAGKAARVITRAGRGRPVLVTPDRLHIVMMRSDADLGFDPRVGMRQTFEWADGAHTTYFRDYDQETARANNAGDFLALSHGAYAEDVGELAHAAFSHYVERRRAGQGQ, from the coding sequence ATGGAGCCCGGCCCGTCGGCCAGCCCGCCCGAGGACGACATGTTCGCCCACCTGGATCCGGTCTCGCCCGGCCCTGCCGTCGAGGCCGAGCCCGTCGAGACGCCTGTCCCCGCCATCGAGCCTGAGCCGCCGGTGCACTCAGCGCCGCAGGCCGCGGTGGAGCCCGACCTCGCCCCGGCTGTCGCCGCTCCCATCCCGGCGCCCGTCGCCCCTGCCACGCCCCCGGCGCCCGTCGCCGAGGTTTCCCCGGCCGATGTCGCCGCGCTCCTTGCCCGCATGGAGCAGTCGATCGCGACGTTCGTGAACACCATGGATGCCCGCGTCGGCGCTCTCGAGCAGAAGCCGGCACACGCCCCTGCGCAGGAGAGCGAGATGGTCGCGCTCCCGCCGGCGTCGACCCCCGTGGCACCTGAGGCGCCCGCTCCGGTTGTCGAGGAGTCCCCGGTGGCCGAGGTCGCCCCGGCTCCCGCGGCTGAGCTGACCCAGGAGCCGGCCGATGCCGAGTTCTTCTCGCCCGAGCCTGAGCCCGCCTCGGCGGCCCCTGTGGCCGAGCCTGTGGCGGCCCCTGTGGCCGAGCCCGAGGTCGCGCCTGAGCCCGACCCCGAGCTGATGGCCCGTCTGGAGGCCGCCCGCGCGGTCGCCGCTGAGCGTCGTGCCGCGGTGGCGAAGCGCGAGCTGCTGGACAAGGCGCTGGCCAAGTTCGAGAGGGGCGCTGACCTCACCCCGATCGAGCGCGCCCTCCTTGAGTCCGAGGGTGTCGACCTGACCCCGCCCGCCCCCGAGCCCATCGCGGCACCCGAGCCGGTGATCGCCCCCGGGCCGACCCACGCCCCGGAGCCGGTGGACCTCGCCCCGGCCGAGGCCGAGCCGCCCTATGAGCCTGAGCCCCTGGTCTACGAGCCCGCAACCGCCCAGGGCGCCTGGGAGCCCGAGGGACCCGGTGCCGAGGCATGGGACGAGGCGCCTGCGCCCGACCCTCAGTGGGCCGCACCGGAGGTGCTTCCCGCCCCCCAGGGAGAGGAATGGGCCGACGACTTCAGCCACATCGCCCCGGCCTCCCACGCCGCCCATGACGACGGCCGCACCGCACCCCCGGACCGCGCCCCGGTCGATCCCCTCTGGGCGATCGGCACCCGCGACTCCGAGGAAGAGGAGACCATCCGCACGACGCAGACCTCCGAGCGTCTGCGTGAGGACTCACGCGAGAGCAACCGCCGGGCGAAGAAGGGCGGCTCGAAGGTCAAGCTGCCGCGCCTGCCGTTCTCGACCCTCGTCAAGGGCGAGCCGCTGATCATCGCCGTCTTCAGCCCCAAGGGTGGCGCCGGCAAGTCCACGACCTCGGTCAACCTGGCGGCTCTGATGGCGGCCTCCGGCACGGCGTCGGCCGGCAAGGACGCCGAGCCCCCGCGGATCCTCGTGCTCGACGGCGACATCGCCAACGGCAACCTCGCGATCCGTGTGGCCGGCCGTCTTGAGCCGAACCTGCTGGAGCTGATCGACTACCTCGACAAGAGCGGTGCCCCGCTGACCGACTTCGAGAGCACGGACTCCCACCGGGCCTCGATGCGGGACTTCGTCCTCTGGCACGAGGACCTCCCGAACCTGAACGTGCTCGCCGCGCCCGACAACCCCGAGGCCTTCGACGACTTCGAGGTCGGCGACTACGAGCGGGTGCTCGCGATGCTCGGCCGCTTCTACGACGTCATCATCATCGACTGCGGCACCGAGGTCGTCATGCGCTCCAACCAGACCTGGCTGCGCGCGGCACACCAGGTGTTCCTGCTGACGCTCCCCGAGCGGGCCGCCCTCCACTCGGCCGGTAAGGCCGCCCGGGTGATCACGCGCGCCGGCCGCGGGCGTCCGGTCCTGGTGACCCCCGACCGCCTCCACATCGTGATGATGCGCTCCGACGCCGACCTGGGCTTCGACCCGCGGGTCGGTATGCGCCAGACCTTCGAGTGGGCCGACGGCGCGCACACGACCTACTTCCGCGACTACGACCAGGAGACCGCGCGGGCGAACAACGCCGGCGACTTCCTGGCGCTCTCGCACGGCGCCTACGCCGAGGACGTCGGTGAGCTGGCCCACGCGGCCTTCTCCCACTACGTCGAGCGGCGGCGCGCCGGCCAGGGGCAGTGA